From a region of the Megalops cyprinoides isolate fMegCyp1 chromosome 13, fMegCyp1.pri, whole genome shotgun sequence genome:
- the LOC118787791 gene encoding aminopeptidase N-like, giving the protein MGKGFYISKALAVVGIVVGAGAVATIIALSVVYSQEKSKNELKPTDGGVLPTDGGVTTASTTPAPTPSPTPSNEPWDKYRLPDTLKPQHYNLTLWPRLQVNEHGMYIFTGSSSVVFTCVKDTDLILIHSNKLNLTAIDGHHARLTGLSGAAAPTIKTTWLQVDTQFLVVQLNGRLAAGQSYQLDTEFQGELADDLGGFYRSEYMEDGVKKVVATTQMQPTDARKAFPCFDEPAMKAVFHITLIHERGTVALSNGMDKGMNTEHHPPPPPTTFEPTERMSTYLLAFIVSDFSFIQTMEDTVLIRIWARRKAIEEGQGNYALTKTGPILKFFESYYSAPYPLSKSDQIALPDFNAGAMENWGLITYRETALLFDPKRSSNGDKETIAIIISHELAHMWFGNLVTMKWWNDLWLNEGFATYVSYLGANHAEPTWGIKDLMVLNEVHGVFAVDALASSHPLSSREDEINKPQQINELFDAISYSKGAAVLRMLSEFLSETVFAKGLSTYLNQFAYNNTVYTDLWNHLQKAVDSTPGVKLPHSVNDIMNRWILQMGFPVVTIDTRTGQLSQQHFLLDPDSVVDRPSEFNYEWYVPIPWMKTAVEQEHYWLLQKTATHTPMKTTGADWVLANLNVSGYYRVNYDIANWERLLNQLSVNHQVISVINRAQLVDDAFNLARAKMIDTTLALRTTKYLSQEKEYMPWESAIRNLDYFFLMFDRSEVYGPMQAYLKKQVLPLFEYFQNITSDWTEIPLGHTEQYNQVNAIWLACSTGVEGCQNLTTSWYRQWMQDPANNPIPPNLRTTVYCSAIAAGGAEEWDFGWEMFKSASIATEADKLMSALACTKQPWLLNRYLEYTLDPTKIRKQDATFTIVYIANNVVGQSLAWDFVRARWEYIFSEYGGGSFSFSNLIDGVTKRFSTEFELKQLQQFKEDNAQSGFGSATLAMEQAIERTTANIKWVSENKEQVLNWFTSESQ; this is encoded by the exons ATGGGGAAAGGCTTCTACATCAGCAAGGCTCTGGCAGTGGTGGGTATTGTGGTGGGCGCAGGAGCTGTGGCCACCATCATTGCTCTGTCGGTTGTCTACAGTCAAGAGAAATCCAAAAATGAGCTGAAGCCCACAGATGGAGGTGTGTTACCCACAGATGGTGGGGTGACGACCGCCTCCActacccctgcccccaccccatctcCGACACCCTCCAACGAACCGTGGGACAAGTACAGGCTCCCGGACACCCTGAAGCCCCAGCACTACAATCTGACCCTGTGGCCGAGGCTTCAGGTGAACGAACACGGCATGTACATCTTCACTGGAAGCTCCAGCGTGGTCTTCACCTGTGTGAAAGACACGGACCTGATCCTCATTCACTCCAACAAGCTGAACCTGACCGCCATCGACGGCCACCACGCCAGACTGACCGGGCTCTCCGGAGCGGCCGCGCCGACCATAAAGACCACCTGGCTGCAGGTGGACACGCAGTTCCTTGTGGTTCAGCTTAACGGCAGACTGGCTGCTGGACAATCCTACCAGTTGGATACAGAGTTTCAAGGGGAGCTGGCTGATGACCTCGGAGGCTTCTATAGGAGCGAATATATGGAGGATGGAGTTAAGAA gGTCGTTGCTACGACGCAGATGCAGCCCACGGACGCCAGGAAAGCTTTCCCGTGCTTTGACGAGCCGGCGATGAAGGCCGTCTTCCACATCACGCTGATCCACGAGCGTGGCACCGTAGCCCTGTCTAACGGCATGGACAAGGGTATGAACACAgagcaccaccccccccccccacct ACCACGTTTGAGCCAACAGAGCGAATGTCAACCTACCTATTGGCTTTTATTGTCTCTGATTTTTCCTTTATTCAAACTATGGAGGACACTGTCTTG ATCCGAATCTGGGCTCGAAGAAAAGCCATTGAGGAAGGACAGGGCAACTATGCCCTCACCAAAACAGGACCAATCCTGAAGTTCTTTGAATCATACTACAGCGCCCCCTACCCTCTGTCCAAATCAG ACCAGATTGCCCTGCCTGACTTCAACGCTGGAGCGATGGAGAACTGGGGGCTTATCACATACAGAGAGACGGCCCTGCTCTTTGACCCTAAAAGGTCCTCGAACGGAGACAAAGAGACCATCGCAATCATTATTTCTCATGAACTAGCACACATG TGGTTTGGAAACCTTGTCACGATGAAATGGTGGAATGACCTATGGCTGAATGAAGGCTTTGCCACTTATGTGTCTTACCTGGGAGCCAACCATGCTGAGCCCACCTGGGGTATT AAAGACCTGATGGTCCTCAATGAAGTCCATGGGGTGTTTGCAGTCGATGCCCTGgcctcctctcaccccctctcctccagggAGGACGAGATCAACAAACCTCAGCAAATCAACGAGCTCTTTGATGCCATCTCCTACAGCAAG GGGGCGGCAGTGCTGAGAATGCTCTCTGAGTTCCTATCGGAGACTGTCTTCGCCAAAGGGCTCAGC ACTTACCTGAATCAGTTTGCTTACAATAACACAGTGTACACAGACCTGTGGAATCACCTCCAAAAG GCAGTAGACAGCACCCCTGGAGTGAAGCTCCCGCACAGCGTGAACGACATCATGAATCGCTGGATCCTGCAGATGGGATTCCCCGTGGTCACCATCGACACTCGCACGGGACAGCTCTCCCAGCAGCACTTCCTCCTGGACCCGGACTCTGTCGTCGACAGGCCGTCCGAATTCAA TTATGAGTGGTACGTTCCTATTCCATGGATGAAGACAGCAGTGGAACAGGAACATTACTGGCTGCTGCAGAAAACAG CTACTCACACTCCCATGAAAACAACCGGGGCTGACTGGGTTCTGGCCAACCTCAATGTCTCTGGGTACTACAGAGTGAACTATGACATTGCCAATTGGGAACGCCTCCTCAACCAGCTGAGTGTTAACCACCAG GTCATTTCAGTCATCAACAGGGCCCAGCTTGTGGATGATGCTTTTAACCTTGCGAG GGCAAAAATGATTGACACAACTCTGGCTCTGAGGACGACCAAGTATCTTTCACAAGAAAAAGAATACATGCCATGGGAGTCTGCTATACGCAATCTGGACTATTTCTTCCTCATGTTTGATCGCAGTGAGGTCTACGGTCCAATGCAG GCATACCTCAAGAAACAAGTACTGCCTCTTTTTGAGTATTTCCAGAATATTACTTCAGATTGGACTGAAATACCATTGGGGCACACTGAACA GTACAACCAGGTCAATGCCATCTGGCTGGCCTGCAGCACGGGAGTCGAAGGCTGCCAGAATCTGACCACAAGCTGGTACAGGCAGTGGATGCAGGATCCAGCCAATAACCC GATTCCTCCCAATCTGAGGACGACGGTGTACTGCAGCGCCATcgcagcagggggcgctgaaGAGTGGGACTTTGGCTGGGAAATGTTCAAGAGCGCCTCTATCGCCACAGAGGCCGACAAGTTGATGTCTGCTCTGGCTTGCACCAAGCAGCCCTGGCTGCTAAACAG GTACCTCGAGTACACCCTTGATCCAACAAAAATAAGGAAGCAGGACGCCACCTTCACCATCGTGTACATCGCCAACAATGTGGTGGGGCAGTCTTTGGCATGGGACTTTGTCAGAGCCCGATGGGAGTATATATTCAGCGA GTATGGTGGTGGATCGTTCTCATTCTCAAATCTTATTGATGGTGTGACCAAGAGGTTCTCAACAGAATTTGAACTGAAACAG ctgcagcagttcaAGGAGGACAATGCGCAGTCTGGGTTTGGCTCGGCTACGCTTGCCATGGAGCAGGCCATCGAGAGGACAACAGCCAACATCAAATGGGTGTCAGAGAACAAGGAGCAAGTGCTGAACTGGTTCACCAGCGAATCACAATGA